Proteins from a single region of Cryptococcus neoformans var. neoformans JEC21 chromosome 6 sequence:
- a CDS encoding negative regulation of transcription by glucose-related protein, putative, with translation MRKGAGISGLARHTATASSYSTLSSNITASQLSNLASSLQSFRTALINFASAHRADIRKDPAFRHQFQKMCSAIGVDPLAVGPGAGGGGRGWWSEVLGIGEWEYELAVQVVDICVSTRPENGGIIEMGDLIRRVERLRSGGISSLRSIPSSNQPSTYTNPEDVGQITSQDILRTLKLLRPLNAGYTLHRPSPSTTYIRTIPRSLDTDQSTLLAIAATTRGRLRPAIVREQTGWTEVRVRTAMEDCVMREGLGWVDEQAGEYNEVWIIAATGFATG, from the coding sequence ATGAGAAAAGGTGCAGGAATATCAGGTCTCGCAAGGCACACAGCCACAGCATCTTCATACTCCACCCTCTCTTCAAATATCACCGCTTCCCAATTATCTAACCTCGCATCCTCTCTCCAATCCTTCCGCACAGCCCTTATCAACTTTGCCTCTGCACATCGCGCTGATATCCGCAAAGATCCTGCTTTTCGTCATCAATTCCAGAAGATGTGTTCCGCCATCGGTGTGGATCCATTGGCAGTCGGACCGGGggcaggaggaggtggaagaggctgGTGGAGCGAGGTTCTTGGAATAGGAGAATGGGAATACGAGCTCGCAGTTCAGGTTGTAGACATCTGTGTATCTACGAGACCTGAGAATGGTGGAATAATTGAGATGGGGGATCTGATTAGGCGGGTGGAAAGGTTACGTTCTGGTGGcatttcttccttgcgCAGTATTCCTTCAAGTAATCAACCATCTACCTACACAAATCCAGAGGATGTTGGTCAAATAACATCTCAAGACATTCTTCGCACACTCAAGCTGCTCCGTCCTTTAAATGCTGGGTACACATTGCATCGTCCGTCCCCATCGACTACATATATACGAACAATCCCTCGCTCCCTCGACACAGACCAATCGACATTGCTCGCAATTGCAGCCACGACCAGAGGGCGATTACGCCCTGCGATTGTTAGGGAGCAGACTGGATGGACCGAAGTTAGAGTGCGAACAGCAATGGAAGACTGTGTCATGCGTGAGGGGCTAGGCTGGGTTGATGAACAGGCCGGGGAGTACAATGAAGTGTGGATAATAGCGGCTACGGGGTTTGCTACAGGATAA
- a CDS encoding expressed protein, whose product MRPIAVPTPYRIPRRPAQSILRRFHHPESPNPPDPANLLRQVMRNVAQPVAVAVASVPPTSPLAPLAKYHGATLTSFTSLTLHPRPLVAFSLRLPSRMADCLRPWRTGGSIEEPDAHVEPQTTVQASNTLRLPPKSELPWPLSTLPMPEDPPPWAQSLVSRIPNPLAPPADPIISSSASKLPPASSPATLIPPTPLTISLLSPCNEAIADALSQPRTDHSSIFALPNTWEESPTTSTDEAPHPPALLGCVGSLQCQVVGSVMLKDLCLPGEVQEGEGSEMFICRVVAVKMGDMDEPLLHWRRRYAGVKEFD is encoded by the exons ATGCGTCCGATAGCTGTACCCACCCCCTACAGAATACCACGGAGGCCTGCACAATCCATCCTCAGGCgttttcatcatccagaAAGTCCGAATCCTCCGGACCCTGCCAACCTCTTGCGTCAAGTCATGCGCAATGTCGCCCAG CCAGTAGCTGTAGCTGTAGCTTCAGTTCCTCCaacttctcctcttgcccCTTTGGCCAAGTACCATGGGGCGACCCTTACTTCTTTTACCTCATTGACATTACATCCTCGGCCTCTGGTCGCCTTTTCTTTGAGACTGCCATCACGAATGGCCGACTGCTTACGGCCCTGGAGAACAGGCGGTTCAATAGAGGAACCAGATGCGCATGTCGAGCCTCAAACGACAGTCCAAGCGAGCAATACTTTGAGACTACCACCCAAAAGCGAGCTTCCGTGGCCTCTATCGACGTTGCCAATGCCTGAAGATCCCCCTCCATGGGCGCAATCCCTGGTTTCAAGAATTCCCAATCCTCTTGCACCGCCCGCCGACCCAATCATATCTTCATCCGCTTCCAAATTACCACCAGCGAGCAGCCCGGCGACTCTTATACCACCTACCCCGCTGACGATTTCACTCCTCTCCCCTTGCAATGAAGCCATCGCCGATGCCCTCTCACAACCGCGAACAGACcactcttccatctttgcTCTCCCTAACACCTGGGAGGAAAGTCCTACTACGTCAACTGACGAAGCTCCTCATCCCCCTGCACTTTTAGGGTGCGTAGGTAGCTTACAATGCCAAGTCGTTGGAAGCGTAATGCTGAAAGATCTTTGCTTGCCTGGTGAGGTgcaagaaggcgaaggtAGTGAGATGTTCATATGCAGGGTTGTGGCAGTCAAGATGGGAGACATGGATGAGCCACTATTacattggagaagaaggtatgCAGGTGTCAAGGAGTTTGACTGA
- a CDS encoding cytoplasm protein, putative, translated as MPGMPPAAPSSPTASAKHKSSYAAAATTSATSTGPVLSYHAHPLNPRSSITISREGSPSPRTSTSALHRPTFVHATTSYAVAAAAGSSAAGSSSASGHGSRGESRGGSAKPYNEDEGYRKEVSAYYPPEFPHSHGPYPYPHHQYTPFSQPDRLDAETSVLDRLRTAVKKMFGGNDNRESKLACLQCSNSEEGGELGRAMMFGWVITTVGFFLAIAFWRGELFRALDKLSHYLAEQGIYGHLTFYVLIFITTIPPLPLYSTFIILSGYTFGVWQGFVVSYLASLSGAIVVFLVSRKMLRDTIVKSLASSSISMSLLHILPTHPHLLLLIRIAPYPYNLLNVILASSPTLTLQTYVGCTAVSLCKLVLHTWIGSGIHDLSESYGHSQSKGQEGSKEGDGADGQWPQDPNGVTGQPAQEGDTQAAKTWTTWAGIVLCIALFFYLMHFAKRAIKKAQAEQAEMEEREREEREGLTAVSARRESEREEMV; from the exons TCCTCCTACGCCGCAGCGGCCACCACTTCGGCAACATCCACCGGCCCGGTCTTGTCGTATCATGCCCATCCTCTCAACCCCCGTTcctccatcaccatctccagGGAAGGCTCACCCTCCCCCCGCACCTCCACGTCCGCTCTCCATAGACCCACATTTGTGCACGCCACAACGTCGTATGCCGTAGCGGCTGCTGCGGGCTCATCAGCGGCGGGCTCGTCGAGCGCCAGCGGCCATGGGAGCAGGGGCGAAAGTCGAGGAGGGAGCGCCAAACCCTacaatgaggatgaagggtaCCGCAAAGAGGTGTCAGCCTACTATCCGCCCGAATTCCCCCATTCCCACGGGCCATATCCTTACCCCCACCACCAGTACACCCCTTTTTCGCAGCCAGATAGACTAGATGCTGAAACGAGCGTTCTGGATCGTCTGAGAACGGCCGTCAAAAAGATGTTTGGAGGAAATGACAACAGGGAGAGCAAGCTGGCCTGTTTACAATGTAGCAAtagcgaagaaggcgggGAGCTGGGCAGGGCAATGATGTTCGGCTGGGTCATCACGACGGTCGGGTTCTTCCTGGCCATTGCTTTCTGGAGAGGAGAGTTGTTTCGGG CACTTGACAAGCTGTCGCATTATCTGGCAGAGCAGGGGATATACGGACACTTGACATTCTAcgttctcatcttcatcacgACCATACCGCCCCTGCCGCTGTACTCAacattcatcatcttgtcAGGGTACACCTTTGGTGTCTGGCAGGGTTTCGTGGTGTCCTACCTGGCAAGTCTGTCAGGAGCAATCGTAGTATTCTTAGTATCGAGAAAGATGCTTAGAGATACCATCGTCAAGAG TCTCGCATCTTCATCTATCTCCATGTCTCTTCTACATATTCTGCCTACTCATCCGCACCTATTGCTGCTTATCCGTATAGCACCCTACCCTTACAACCTCCTCAACGTCATTCTCGCATCGTCACCCACCCTCACCCTGCAGACCTATGTGGGCTGTACCGCCGTCTCTCTGTGCAAGCTGGTTCTTCACACATGGATCGGAAGTGGGATACATGACTTGTCTGAGAGCTATGGTCATAGTCAGAGCAAGGGCCAGGAGGGATCcaaggagggagatggggcGGATGGTCAGTGGCCACAGGATCCCAATGGTGTTACGGGACAGCCGGCTCAAGAAGGCGATACGCAAGCAGCCAAAACATGGACCACCTGGGCTGGCATTGTGCTCTGCatcgccctcttcttctacctCATGCACTTTGCAAAGCGGGCCATCAAAAAAGCGCAAGCTGAGCAGGcggaaatggaagagcgGGAGCGTGAGGAACGCGAAGGGTTGACGGCTGTATCTGCTCGGCGAGAGagcgagagagaggaaatGGTGTGA